The proteins below come from a single Acaryochloris sp. CCMEE 5410 genomic window:
- a CDS encoding Mov34/MPN/PAD-1 family protein, whose amino-acid sequence MLTLHPHQMDQIYAHAQDCYPEECCGLMLGKILETDAQLEKKLFELYPLDNAWEQAESSIRIEESGTPLTATRRYWIAPQDLFNAQKYARTQGWDIIGVYHSHPDHEAVPSECDRKWAWPQYSYVIVAVENGVPHDFRNWMLDDQQQFRAEPVTVVDTMVTSTLETDI is encoded by the coding sequence GTGCTAACCCTTCACCCCCACCAAATGGATCAGATTTATGCCCATGCCCAAGACTGCTATCCCGAAGAGTGCTGTGGGCTGATGCTTGGGAAAATCCTAGAAACAGATGCTCAATTAGAAAAGAAACTGTTTGAACTCTATCCTCTAGATAATGCCTGGGAGCAAGCCGAATCATCTATACGAATAGAAGAGTCAGGAACACCGTTAACCGCAACCCGCCGCTATTGGATTGCCCCTCAAGATTTATTTAACGCTCAGAAATACGCACGCACACAGGGGTGGGATATTATAGGGGTCTACCACTCACATCCCGATCACGAAGCCGTGCCTTCTGAATGCGATCGCAAATGGGCTTGGCCCCAATATTCCTATGTGATAGTTGCCGTCGAAAACGGTGTACCCCACGACTTTCGCAATTGGATGTTGGATGACCAACAGCAATTTCGAGCAGAACCAGTAACGGTTGTGGATACTATGGTTACGTCAACCCTTGAAACAGATATTTAG
- the sodN gene encoding superoxide dismutase, Ni, producing MVLRQIKTQIKRWFPAPIAHAHCDGPCGVYDPATARIYTEAVVSMTRKILDLQPPADQNPQAMATYLNTMSRYIQIKEEQAQKAKEEILILWTDYFKPQHLEQYPNLHDMFWKAAKLCSSSGVWQNCLIGHQRPHRSKFRPLTIVFAQRCSHSKKHHPSRPGSKTVPLTLEHPVI from the coding sequence ATGGTTCTGCGACAAATTAAGACTCAAATTAAGCGTTGGTTCCCGGCTCCTATCGCTCATGCTCACTGTGATGGTCCCTGTGGAGTATATGATCCAGCGACAGCCAGGATTTATACCGAAGCGGTCGTTTCGATGACGCGCAAGATTTTAGATCTGCAACCCCCAGCCGATCAAAACCCGCAGGCCATGGCGACTTATCTGAATACCATGTCGCGATATATCCAAATTAAAGAAGAGCAGGCTCAGAAGGCTAAAGAAGAAATTTTGATCCTGTGGACAGATTATTTTAAGCCCCAGCACCTGGAGCAATATCCTAATCTGCACGATATGTTTTGGAAGGCCGCTAAGCTTTGTTCTTCTTCTGGAGTCTGGCAAAACTGCTTGATTGGCCATCAAAGACCACACCGTAGTAAATTCAGGCCATTAACCATCGTGTTTGCCCAAAGGTGTAGTCATTCTAAAAAGCATCATCCATCCAGACCAGGCTCTAAAACAGTACCTCTCACACTTGAGCATCCCGTTATCTAA
- a CDS encoding transposase has protein sequence MSIPLSKPQQQHVLRIVEGLIVGNGRKTLSHLYAQWVDAPDASAVADFLRVSTWSEQSLDKRLGEINLADVIERVQRGGSSPVVYVSIDDSTSSKDKDTHALEGVDWQHDHNASGRNTPKYKKGMVHVSCRVQIGNHSVPFAYRLYLRAKTVRNLNRGRAKEERLRFQTKYQLVREMLQQLQPLLPKEWRVYVYSIAGMPPPNYSSLFGGKASDGFVWALSIQSHS, from the coding sequence TTGAGCATCCCGTTATCTAAACCTCAACAGCAGCATGTGCTGCGTATTGTTGAAGGATTGATTGTGGGCAATGGCCGCAAAACCCTTAGCCACTTGTATGCTCAGTGGGTTGATGCTCCAGATGCCAGTGCAGTGGCTGACTTTTTACGAGTGAGTACCTGGTCTGAGCAATCTCTCGACAAACGCCTTGGGGAAATCAACCTGGCCGATGTCATAGAGCGCGTGCAGCGAGGAGGAAGTTCTCCTGTGGTGTATGTGAGTATTGATGACTCGACCAGTAGCAAAGATAAGGATACCCATGCCTTGGAAGGGGTGGATTGGCAGCATGACCACAATGCCAGTGGTCGCAATACTCCCAAGTACAAGAAAGGGATGGTGCATGTGAGTTGTCGGGTTCAAATTGGCAACCACAGTGTTCCCTTCGCCTATCGGCTCTATTTACGGGCAAAAACGGTTCGCAACTTGAACCGGGGACGTGCCAAGGAGGAGCGATTGCGCTTCCAAACCAAGTATCAACTGGTCCGGGAGATGCTTCAGCAGCTCCAGCCTCTATTACCCAAAGAATGGCGGGTGTACGTTTATTCGATAGCTGGTATGCCTCCGCCAAACTACTCAAGTTTGTTCGGCGGCAAGGCAAGCGATGGTTTTGTTTGGGCGCTATCAATCCAATCGCATTCTTGA
- a CDS encoding transposase: protein MSEQIQQIHDESRQTYGSPRIHASLVEKDFQSVANGWSDSWQS, encoded by the coding sequence TTGTCAGAGCAGATTCAACAGATTCATGATGAGAGTCGTCAAACTTACGGCTCACCCCGAATTCATGCATCGTTGGTTGAAAAGGATTTCCAGTCAGTCGCCAACGGGTGGTCCGACTCATGGCAAAGCTAG
- a CDS encoding phosphatidylserine/phosphatidylglycerophosphate/cardiolipin synthase family protein yields MNSVELLVDADAFWHRLQNDLQAADHEIMLQMMTFEGDQTGQQVIEAMLASEAPCKQILVDNYTRFIQSDKFIYHPKYWSDQDLKTEVRQTHAMFEALIQEGGQVRFTNPVGPCLIHFVGRSHKKLIVIDNQIAYIGGFNFSDHNFAWHDLMFRLEDPAIVEFLRADFVATWHDQSLPSHADFGDCEFFLLDGRSNEATFANLLDLLCSAQTSLHIISPYLTFPFCAALAELPQRGVPVTLLTPEGNNKGTVRDYLLWEAQRSGFDVRLYDGMSHMKAALVDDRYLVVGSSNFDFLSYRIEEEVLAIFSNPTVIETFRQQVLEPDLARCRPFDGQASALRGWLSYGILRAVETLALFSRGMKSTQVIDTGACHLCIPIKPLR; encoded by the coding sequence ATGAATTCTGTGGAGCTTCTTGTTGATGCGGACGCCTTTTGGCATCGTCTCCAGAACGATCTACAAGCGGCTGATCACGAAATTATGCTCCAGATGATGACCTTTGAAGGTGACCAAACCGGCCAGCAAGTGATCGAGGCCATGCTAGCCTCTGAAGCGCCTTGCAAACAGATTTTAGTCGATAACTACACGCGATTTATTCAGAGTGATAAATTTATCTATCATCCTAAATATTGGTCGGATCAAGACCTTAAAACCGAGGTCCGCCAGACCCACGCCATGTTTGAAGCCCTTATCCAGGAAGGAGGTCAGGTCCGATTTACAAATCCTGTCGGCCCCTGCTTGATTCATTTTGTGGGGCGCAGCCATAAAAAACTGATCGTGATTGATAACCAGATTGCCTACATTGGCGGTTTTAACTTCAGCGACCATAACTTTGCTTGGCATGATCTGATGTTTCGCCTAGAAGACCCAGCCATTGTGGAATTCCTGCGGGCTGATTTTGTGGCCACCTGGCACGATCAATCCTTACCCAGCCATGCTGATTTCGGGGACTGCGAGTTCTTTCTTCTAGATGGCCGTTCGAATGAAGCGACATTTGCAAACTTGCTAGATCTGCTGTGCTCGGCCCAAACATCTCTGCATATTATTAGCCCCTATCTCACCTTTCCATTCTGTGCAGCCCTAGCTGAACTACCTCAGCGCGGGGTACCCGTCACTCTACTCACCCCAGAAGGCAACAACAAAGGCACGGTGCGAGATTACTTGCTATGGGAGGCCCAACGGTCCGGGTTTGATGTCCGTCTCTACGACGGCATGAGCCATATGAAAGCAGCTCTAGTGGACGATCGCTATCTGGTGGTGGGTTCGTCTAATTTTGATTTTTTAAGCTATCGCATTGAAGAAGAAGTCCTGGCCATTTTTTCTAATCCCACTGTAATTGAGACGTTTCGCCAACAGGTCCTAGAACCCGATCTGGCTCGCTGCCGTCCTTTTGATGGCCAAGCCAGTGCTCTGCGAGGCTGGCTCTCCTATGGCATTTTGCGAGCCGTAGAAACCTTGGCTCTCTTCTCTCGCGGGATGAAATCCACCCAAGTCATTGATACGGGAGCATGTCACCTTTGCATTCCAATTAAGCCATTGAGGTAA
- the sodX gene encoding nickel-type superoxide dismutase maturation protease, which yields MCPGTKPVKPDFPVSSSLPDCTVWEFLLWCCRRRRRWEVQGRSMLPTLSPGNQVLIHPRAYQLTTPQVGDIVLACHPFQRQLYLIKRIQSVSDHSYFLVGDNAAESTDSRVFHAVPLDCIVGKVTSFF from the coding sequence ATGTGTCCTGGTACAAAGCCAGTTAAACCCGATTTCCCTGTAAGTTCATCACTCCCAGACTGCACAGTTTGGGAGTTCTTGCTATGGTGCTGTCGACGTCGTCGGCGTTGGGAGGTGCAGGGGCGGTCCATGCTGCCGACTTTAAGTCCTGGCAATCAGGTTCTTATTCACCCCAGAGCCTATCAGCTGACGACACCCCAAGTCGGAGATATTGTATTGGCGTGCCATCCGTTTCAGCGCCAGCTTTATCTAATTAAGCGTATTCAATCCGTGAGTGATCATTCCTATTTCTTAGTCGGAGATAATGCAGCTGAAAGCACAGATAGTCGGGTATTTCACGCCGTTCCTTTAGATTGCATTGTCGGTAAAGTAACCAGCTTTTTTTAG
- a CDS encoding EAL domain-containing protein produces MSEGKESSLLVNFQPGELIFATGEEGHHAYIIESGQVDIFVTTTGKDVSFKSLAKGDVFGEMAVIDASPRSASARALTETCCVVISREQISDRIEASDPVVKLLVSRLLDHIRSLNTGVSQAEMSASDLPNSSVTSSSPVLPHQPVLEKMRLESELLDAIATNAFVPHYQPLVDLETEEILGFEFLIRWKSPTRGWVSPALFINTAEETSLIRPIGRWVIENACADLNRFNQALLNPSASPGENRPPLFISVNVSARQFQAPQFNEELLEILQRHQIPHSQIKLEVTERVLMEGPSAINIIQQCRQLGFHLALDDFGTGFSSLTYLAKFEIDSLKIDQYFVRQMLTNHRTLALMKHILAMTRDLEMLSVAEGVETPEELDILRQLGCQVGQGYLFGKPLPFESAKNLLLDNYRHPPRSTAKVFMGSVEGHLPIQTGSCI; encoded by the coding sequence ATGTCTGAGGGAAAAGAATCTTCGTTGTTGGTTAACTTTCAGCCTGGAGAGCTGATTTTTGCGACTGGCGAAGAAGGTCACCATGCCTACATTATTGAGTCGGGCCAAGTCGATATTTTTGTGACCACAACAGGAAAAGACGTGTCCTTTAAATCCCTGGCCAAGGGAGATGTATTTGGCGAGATGGCTGTCATTGACGCTTCACCTCGCTCGGCTTCCGCTCGGGCACTCACAGAAACCTGCTGTGTTGTGATTTCCCGTGAGCAAATCTCAGATCGGATTGAAGCCTCCGATCCTGTGGTCAAGCTATTAGTCTCGCGGTTATTGGACCATATTCGGTCCCTCAATACTGGGGTTTCCCAGGCGGAAATGTCTGCTTCAGACCTGCCGAATTCCTCGGTAACGTCATCGTCTCCTGTTTTACCTCACCAACCCGTCTTGGAAAAAATGCGGTTGGAGTCGGAATTGCTAGATGCGATCGCAACCAATGCATTTGTCCCACATTATCAGCCCCTTGTTGATTTAGAGACCGAAGAGATACTGGGATTTGAATTCTTAATTCGGTGGAAAAGCCCTACCCGAGGTTGGGTTTCTCCGGCCCTGTTTATCAATACCGCAGAAGAAACGTCCTTGATCCGTCCCATTGGTCGTTGGGTGATTGAAAACGCCTGTGCAGATCTCAATCGCTTTAATCAGGCCCTCTTAAATCCTTCGGCAAGTCCAGGAGAAAACAGACCACCGTTATTTATCAGCGTTAATGTCTCTGCTCGCCAATTTCAAGCGCCACAATTTAATGAAGAATTGCTTGAAATTCTCCAGCGTCATCAGATTCCCCATTCCCAAATTAAACTGGAGGTCACTGAGCGGGTTCTTATGGAGGGGCCTTCAGCTATCAACATCATTCAACAGTGCCGACAGCTCGGATTTCATCTAGCACTAGATGACTTTGGCACAGGATTCTCTAGTCTCACTTATCTCGCCAAATTTGAGATAGATAGCCTCAAAATAGACCAGTATTTTGTCCGCCAAATGTTAACAAATCATCGAACCCTGGCCCTGATGAAGCATATTTTGGCCATGACTCGGGATTTGGAGATGCTTTCTGTCGCCGAAGGCGTGGAAACCCCAGAAGAACTTGATATTCTGCGTCAATTAGGTTGCCAAGTTGGGCAAGGGTATTTATTTGGCAAACCTCTCCCTTTTGAATCAGCAAAAAACTTACTGTTAGACAACTATCGTCACCCACCAAGATCAACTGCCAAAGTTTTTATGGGATCTGTAGAAGGGCATCTGCCGATCCAGACAGGTTCCTGCATTTAA
- a CDS encoding IS3 family transposase, giving the protein MAKTAIAEWIEVFYNRQRLHSTLGYCAPVQFEENYWRTRNQTLAA; this is encoded by the coding sequence ATGGCTAAGACGGCTATTGCAGAATGGATTGAGGTTTTCTACAACCGACAACGACTTCATTCAACCCTTGGATATTGCGCCCCTGTCCAATTTGAAGAAAATTACTGGAGGACACGAAATCAAACACTCGCAGCTTAA
- a CDS encoding type II CAAX prenyl endopeptidase Rce1 family protein: protein MTYHASSPQPSNVSQSLLGRFLNFLRHPRYTVNVATDHRGIVDVLRLYALALVMVLPLGVLSSRLAENLESSNKVLEFAQTVSFWQIILFAVILAPLWEEAVFRLPLRYTPINLALPFGLGMMLIVSFLTSAGILPPVAGMPSLTGMVVLAVVLWLWLRQLDSQPIHAFYEKWIGWLFYGLALAFGLIHVSNFTSLGVQALLLAPLLVLPQTVIGVFLGFIRLKYGFWWAVLTHGFHNACAITPLLLVRLGSENLLESMGNGIQENALVGTDYVLILLMVTYVLGGLLLCLITVWKLIAEWRREQQTNSSS from the coding sequence ATGACTTATCACGCATCGTCCCCTCAGCCGTCAAATGTATCTCAAAGCCTGTTGGGTCGTTTTCTCAATTTTTTAAGACATCCTCGCTATACAGTGAATGTGGCCACGGATCATCGCGGCATAGTTGATGTTCTCAGGCTCTATGCATTGGCTTTGGTAATGGTTTTACCCCTCGGTGTGTTGAGTTCCAGATTGGCAGAGAATCTTGAATCGAGTAACAAAGTTTTAGAGTTCGCTCAAACCGTATCTTTCTGGCAAATTATTTTGTTTGCGGTGATACTTGCTCCGCTTTGGGAGGAAGCGGTCTTCCGATTGCCTTTGCGCTATACCCCAATTAATCTAGCTCTCCCTTTTGGTCTCGGGATGATGCTGATTGTGTCTTTCCTGACGTCGGCTGGTATCCTCCCTCCCGTAGCCGGGATGCCTTCGTTAACTGGAATGGTTGTTCTAGCGGTCGTTCTGTGGCTGTGGCTTAGGCAACTGGACTCTCAACCCATCCATGCTTTTTATGAGAAGTGGATAGGTTGGTTGTTTTATGGTTTGGCTCTGGCTTTTGGTCTCATTCATGTGAGTAACTTCACCAGTTTGGGGGTGCAGGCCTTGCTTTTAGCTCCCCTTTTGGTTTTGCCCCAAACCGTGATTGGGGTTTTTTTGGGATTTATCCGATTGAAGTATGGGTTTTGGTGGGCGGTGTTGACCCATGGTTTCCACAATGCCTGTGCCATAACGCCACTGCTACTGGTACGTTTGGGGTCAGAGAATCTACTTGAGAGTATGGGCAATGGTATCCAAGAGAACGCCTTAGTTGGAACAGACTATGTGCTTATATTGCTGATGGTTACCTACGTACTCGGCGGTCTATTGCTCTGTTTAATTACAGTGTGGAAGTTAATCGCAGAATGGCGACGGGAACAGCAGACGAACTCCAGTTCCTAG
- the moeB gene encoding molybdopterin-synthase adenylyltransferase MoeB encodes MLNPNLDQIQLNKEEYERFSRHLILPEVGLEGQKRLKAASILCVGTGGLGSPLLLYLAAAGVGRLGIVDADVVDSSNLQRQVIHGTSWVGKPKIESAKNRIHEINPLCQVDLYNTWLTSENALEIAEPYDIVIDGTDNFPTRYLVNDVCVLLDKPNVYGSIYRFEGQATVFNYEGGPNYRDLYPEPPPPGLVPSCAEGGVLGILPGIIGIIQATEAIKIILGQGTTLSGRLLLFNSLDMKFRELKLRPNPERPVIEKLVDYQEFCGIPQAQAAEAEQKANMEEMTVQDLKQLLDSGADDFVLLDVRNPHEYEIARIPGSVLIPLSEIESGEAIPKVKELLNGHRLIAHCKMGGRSAKALGFLQEAGISGTNVTGGITAWSREIDSSVPEY; translated from the coding sequence ATGCTTAATCCGAATTTGGACCAGATTCAGCTCAATAAAGAAGAATATGAGCGGTTCTCTCGCCACCTCATTTTGCCGGAGGTGGGCCTAGAGGGACAAAAACGCTTAAAAGCCGCTAGCATCCTTTGTGTTGGTACCGGGGGCTTAGGGTCACCGTTATTACTCTATTTGGCCGCCGCTGGAGTTGGCCGTTTGGGCATTGTTGATGCCGATGTGGTCGATAGCTCTAACCTCCAACGCCAGGTGATTCACGGCACCTCTTGGGTGGGTAAGCCTAAGATCGAATCCGCCAAAAATCGCATTCACGAAATCAACCCCCTCTGTCAGGTGGACTTGTATAACACCTGGCTTACCTCAGAAAACGCCTTAGAAATTGCTGAACCTTATGACATTGTTATTGACGGTACGGACAATTTCCCGACTCGGTATCTGGTCAACGATGTCTGCGTCTTGTTAGATAAGCCCAATGTGTATGGGTCGATCTACCGCTTTGAAGGTCAAGCCACTGTATTTAACTACGAAGGCGGTCCCAACTATCGGGATTTATATCCAGAACCCCCACCTCCTGGACTAGTGCCCTCTTGTGCTGAGGGGGGTGTTTTGGGAATTCTGCCAGGCATTATCGGTATTATTCAGGCCACCGAAGCGATTAAGATTATTTTGGGGCAGGGTACGACCTTGAGTGGCCGCTTACTACTGTTTAATTCTCTAGACATGAAGTTCCGAGAGTTAAAGCTCAGGCCCAACCCAGAGCGTCCTGTGATCGAAAAGCTGGTGGATTACCAAGAGTTCTGTGGTATTCCTCAAGCCCAAGCAGCCGAAGCGGAGCAAAAAGCCAATATGGAAGAAATGACCGTTCAAGATCTCAAGCAACTGCTCGATAGCGGTGCGGATGATTTTGTCCTCTTGGATGTGCGTAATCCCCATGAATATGAGATTGCCCGCATCCCTGGCTCAGTCTTGATCCCCTTGTCTGAGATTGAAAGTGGCGAAGCCATTCCCAAAGTCAAAGAGCTGCTGAATGGCCACCGCCTGATTGCTCACTGCAAGATGGGGGGACGCTCGGCTAAGGCCCTAGGCTTCCTCCAAGAAGCAGGGATTTCAGGCACCAATGTGACCGGCGGAATCACGGCTTGGAGTCGTGAAATCGATTCTTCGGTACCTGAATATTAA
- a CDS encoding calcium-binding protein, with protein sequence MATIVGSNNPDNIFGTADGDGIFGLGGNDRILGGAGVDIIIGGAGNDRIFGQDGDDLIFGDSRFFDPAAGDDDFIRGGNGNDLIFGEGGNDNIRGDAGNDNLFGGDGNDFIAGGLGADNIFGDAGDDNIRGGSGDDILNGGIGNDWLRGDIGNDRFFGGSGNDTIAGGAGNDLIDAEDGNDSILGGAGDDVMFGSIGDDTIRGGSGNDVLVGGGFTNDTLSGGIGNDFLIGVDPFLPPFGFGDNEIDVLRGGTGADTFSLGDNGTVLGQARGGPETYYLGGGDADYALLKDFNFFADTIQLASNVSFADLDFSFTGGSLPSGIGISLNNDLIAIIEGNFLGRARGGLTQFVSANSNIFQSA encoded by the coding sequence ATGGCTACTATTGTTGGATCTAATAATCCTGATAACATTTTCGGAACGGCTGATGGCGATGGCATCTTCGGGCTTGGTGGTAATGACAGAATTCTTGGTGGTGCTGGTGTAGACATCATCATTGGAGGCGCTGGGAATGATCGGATCTTTGGACAAGATGGAGATGATCTTATCTTTGGCGATTCTAGATTCTTTGATCCTGCTGCTGGTGATGATGACTTTATCAGGGGTGGTAATGGAAATGACCTAATCTTTGGTGAAGGTGGCAACGATAATATCCGAGGTGATGCAGGAAACGATAACCTATTTGGTGGAGACGGTAATGACTTTATTGCTGGAGGGTTAGGCGCCGATAATATCTTTGGAGATGCTGGCGATGATAATATTCGCGGCGGCTCTGGCGACGATATTCTCAATGGTGGCATTGGCAATGATTGGCTTCGTGGCGATATCGGGAATGATCGCTTTTTCGGCGGCAGTGGGAATGATACCATTGCCGGCGGTGCAGGTAACGACCTCATTGATGCTGAAGATGGTAATGACTCGATCCTGGGTGGCGCTGGTGACGATGTAATGTTCGGTAGTATCGGTGATGATACTATTCGCGGTGGAAGCGGTAATGATGTTCTAGTCGGTGGGGGCTTTACGAATGACACCCTAAGTGGTGGAATTGGCAATGATTTCCTAATTGGTGTCGATCCCTTTCTTCCACCTTTTGGGTTTGGTGATAATGAAATTGATGTTCTTAGAGGCGGCACTGGAGCTGATACCTTCTCCCTTGGGGATAATGGTACGGTCTTAGGTCAAGCTAGAGGTGGTCCTGAAACGTATTACCTTGGTGGTGGAGATGCTGACTATGCGCTTTTAAAGGATTTCAACTTTTTCGCAGATACCATTCAGCTAGCGTCAAACGTTAGCTTTGCTGACCTTGATTTTTCATTCACTGGCGGTAGCCTACCCAGTGGAATTGGTATTTCATTAAATAATGACTTAATCGCTATTATTGAGGGGAACTTCCTAGGGAGAGCCCGTGGTGGATTGACTCAGTTTGTGTCAGCAAACAGTAATATCTTCCAGAGCGCATAA
- a CDS encoding transposase, with protein sequence MVLFGRYQSNRILDGKRLSQWNKDLKHKHYDSVELKTVTGSKHTYLTRSITGRLNEVPFDVCVVISKRHPRDSHPKYYLCTDTSLSAAKILKRYSKRWSIETDYWYLKQCLGLGEFRVQHYEAIHKWYSLVHLALHFLYAQLRCSQQRDDPFISIAQVIEHHRQQQAQAVLMAACEQAITDGNTQGVVKRFILPTRIAA encoded by the coding sequence ATGGTTTTGTTTGGGCGCTATCAATCCAATCGCATTCTTGATGGCAAGCGTCTGAGTCAATGGAACAAAGACCTCAAGCACAAACACTACGACTCAGTTGAGTTAAAAACAGTGACAGGCTCAAAGCACACCTACCTAACGCGCTCGATTACGGGCCGATTAAATGAGGTGCCTTTTGACGTCTGTGTGGTCATCTCCAAGCGGCACCCTCGGGATTCTCACCCGAAGTATTACCTGTGCACAGACACCTCATTGTCTGCGGCCAAAATACTGAAACGCTACTCAAAGCGCTGGTCCATTGAAACAGATTATTGGTATCTCAAGCAATGTTTGGGATTGGGGGAGTTTCGCGTCCAACACTATGAAGCGATTCACAAGTGGTACTCTTTGGTGCATTTAGCGTTGCATTTTTTGTATGCTCAACTGCGCTGTTCTCAACAGAGGGATGATCCATTCATTTCAATTGCCCAAGTGATTGAACATCACCGACAGCAACAGGCTCAAGCGGTCTTAATGGCTGCTTGTGAGCAGGCCATCACGGATGGCAATACGCAAGGAGTCGTGAAGCGCTTCATTCTACCAACTCGGATTGCAGCCTAA
- a CDS encoding CPBP family intramembrane glutamic endopeptidase, which yields MTSGLGSQQPSQPLGSLLGRFYRFLRRPFYTVNVPSQTQPLRDILRLYALALVLVLPLAIMVGLLAEKLSSSHAISEMADQPLLIFTMAVIIAPPLEEVLFRLPLRYTPINLTLPLFLWLLIILGTLASAKIVSALWILPLLCLAFLGCVFLRVWLKEKMPAQPIHKHYEKWIGWFFYGSTIIFGLIHISNYQLINDSALLLAPLLVSPQVLLGVFFAFVRLRYGFWWGVFTHAFHNGLLVGQMLLYRMFSSTSMSTEVDKITVNQKLITVIFSLSQIAFLLLCLFIVVRMVHEWRAEGQVSQASS from the coding sequence ATGACTTCAGGTTTGGGTTCTCAACAGCCTTCTCAGCCCTTAGGCAGTTTGCTCGGTAGATTCTATCGATTTTTACGTCGTCCTTTTTATACTGTCAACGTCCCATCTCAGACTCAACCCCTGAGAGATATTCTCAGGCTATATGCATTAGCGTTAGTGCTCGTGTTGCCTCTCGCAATTATGGTGGGTCTCCTAGCGGAGAAGCTGTCCAGTAGCCATGCCATCAGTGAGATGGCTGATCAACCATTATTGATCTTCACTATGGCAGTGATTATTGCTCCGCCCTTGGAAGAAGTTCTGTTTCGGCTGCCTCTACGCTACACGCCGATCAATTTAACCTTACCTCTGTTTCTATGGCTACTCATTATCCTGGGCACATTAGCGAGTGCAAAGATTGTATCGGCCCTATGGATTTTGCCTTTGTTATGCTTGGCGTTTCTAGGATGTGTGTTTTTGCGAGTTTGGCTTAAGGAAAAGATGCCTGCCCAACCCATTCATAAGCATTATGAAAAATGGATTGGATGGTTCTTTTATGGTTCCACCATCATTTTTGGGTTGATTCATATATCCAACTATCAGCTCATTAATGATTCGGCTTTACTATTGGCACCACTGCTGGTCTCTCCTCAGGTATTGCTCGGTGTTTTCTTTGCCTTTGTCCGACTAAGATATGGGTTTTGGTGGGGCGTGTTTACCCATGCTTTCCATAATGGTTTATTGGTCGGACAGATGCTGTTGTATCGGATGTTTTCGTCCACATCGATGTCCACAGAAGTTGACAAAATCACCGTCAACCAAAAACTGATTACAGTGATTTTTAGTCTTAGCCAGATCGCGTTTCTTCTATTGTGTCTTTTTATTGTGGTGAGAATGGTGCATGAGTGGCGAGCTGAAGGGCAAGTTTCCCAAGCAAGTAGCTAG